The following proteins are encoded in a genomic region of Populus nigra chromosome 16, ddPopNigr1.1, whole genome shotgun sequence:
- the LOC133676177 gene encoding calmodulin-like, with translation MTEQLTEEQIAEFKEAFSLFDKDGDGCITTKELGTVMRSLGQNPTEAELQDMINEVDADQNGTIDFPEFLNLMARKMKDTDSEEELKEAFKVFDKDQNGFISAAELRHVMTNLGEKLTDEEVEEMIREADVDGDGQVNYEEFVRMMLAK, from the exons ATGACGGAGCAGCTAACAGAGGAACAGATCGCGGAGTTCAAGGAGGCTTTTAGTCTATTTGACAAAGATGGCGATG GTTGCATCACTACCAAAGAGTTGGGGACAGTGATGAGATCTCTGGGACAAAACCCAACTGAAGCTGAATTGCAGGACATGATCAATGAAGTTGATGCTGATCAAAATGGAACTATTGATTTCCCTGAGTTTTTGAATCTGATGGCAAGGAAAATGAAG GATACTGACTCAGAGGAGGAACTCAAAGAAGCTTTCAAGGTATTTGACAAGGATCAGAATGGCTTTATCTCTGCTGCAGAG CTTCGACATGTGATGACAAATCTTGGGGAGAAGCTGACTGATGAAGAAGTGGAAGAGATGATCAGAGAAGCTGATGTGGATGGTGATGGCCAGGTGAATTACGAGGAGTTTGTGAGGATGATGCTGGCCAAGTGA
- the LOC133675704 gene encoding zinc-finger homeodomain protein 10-like produces MESDNTNDLYKECLRNHAASLGSYATDGCGEFTLDDTSSPYSLQCAACGCHRNFHRKVTYSNSSNRRDHIVHPPSSETVVMEMIDYAEGNNERDFRPPVMVVESGERSGKKRYRTKFTPEQKEKMLGFAEKLGWKLQRKDEEDEVERFCRGIGISRQVFKVWMHNHKNSSSSTSASTGNASSLTTQEEGG; encoded by the coding sequence ATGGAAAGTGATAACACAAACGATCTGTACAAAGAATGCCTAAGAAACCATGCAGCCAGTCTTGGTAGCTATGCCACAGATGGGTGTGGTGAGTTCACCCTAGATGATACCTCATCACCATACTCCCTCCAATGTGCAGCCTGTGGTTGCCACCGCAACTTCCACCGCAAAGTAACATacagcaacagcagcaacagAAGGGATCACATAGTGCACCCACCATCATCAGAGACAGTGGTGATGGAAATGATAGACTATGCAGAAGGGAATAACGAGAGGGATTTCAGGCCACCAGTGATGGTGGTGGAGTCAGGTGAAAGGAGTGGAAAAAAGAGGTATAGGACTAAGTTTACACCTGAACAGAAGGAGAAAATGTTGGGATTTGCAGAGAAGTTGGGGTGGAAGTTGCAAAggaaagatgaagaagatgaagttgAGAGGTTCTGTAGAGGAATTGGGATAAGTAGACAGGTTTTTAAAGTTTGGATGCATAATCATaagaattcttcttcttctacttctgcTTCTACTGGCAATGCATCTTCTCTTACTACTCAAGAAGAAGGAGGGTGA